Below is a genomic region from Bos javanicus breed banteng chromosome 13, ARS-OSU_banteng_1.0, whole genome shotgun sequence.
TTCTTTGGGGACAAGGGAGACACTACACagcacagaaaggctccttgtggGTCAAAAGTCAGGAGATAATGTCAGACCAACCTCCCAGAAGCCTTTACTTCCGAGATTGATGAGGGTCCCAGGGTaggtcaggtgtggaaaaagaaacaggtaattggcctgaaggaagacaaaGGCCCGGAAGAACTACCCTATATAAATGTCTTAACTGCCTCTTTACTGCACTCCTCCTCACTAGGGAGGACacccacaccctttctctccaggtgtgcatctctgccttgcttctgtctaAAGTAAACAAACCATTTTTCTAGGTCCTCTCCCACTCATTGTGctatgtctctaataataaactttgtacccgCATTTACAAAGTTGCGGGTACAAAGTTGcatttataaatgcatttttcaccGCGGCAAAGATCCAGGGGGGAAATAGCTTCTAGCCCCTAGCCCTCActggtctggtggctaggatttctggttttcatcccagctgcagctgctgctaaatcgcttcagttgtgtccgactctgtgcaaccccatagacagcagcccccccaggttcccccgtccctgggattctccaggcaagaacactggagtgggttgccatttccttgtccaatgcagaAAAGCgacaagtgaaatgaagtcgcagctacccaggttcaattcctgggcagggaattaagatctcattTCATGCCATCACTCACTGCTGCCTCACCAAGATCATcacctggttagggaactaagatcctgcaggtcCCggagtggtcaaaaaaaaaaaaaaaaagagtagcccctgggctctcaagaaaaagaagtgagggAGAGGAGGACATGTCAGCTGCATCTTTCTCTGCACAAATGAACAGCAAGGAGACAGGAGGTGACACCCAACTTCCCATATGCATCTTAGTTCAGAGTGGGGTGTCACCTCTTGCCAAAAATGAACTTTTGGACGGCTTATGGGACATTAgtttccggaccagggattgaacctgggccctaaggcagtgaaagtgtggagtcctaaccactcgaCCTCCAGGGGATTCCCAGCCAACAGTGAATTTCAACAAACTTCAAAATACTGACAATTCAATCAGTGAAAAAAGTTATCCCATTAATTCTCCTTTCCCCAATTACTATATTCCACAAACACACATTTTTACCATCcacctatatattttatttatcgaACTTTAAGCACAGTGTAGCCTCTACCACCAGATGCCAGTTCTTaacactccccctcccccagtcgTGACAACCGACAGACTCTCAGACTTTGCCAAATGCCCccgtgggaggagggggagggaaaaaTCATTGCCTTTAAACCAGAAACTGTAGAagatcacggagaaggcaatggcaccccactccagtactcttgcctggaaaatcccatggatgggagagcctggtaggctgcagtccatggggtcgctaagagtcagacatgactgagcaactttactttcacttttcactttcatgcattggagaaggaaatggcaacccactccagtgttcttgtctggagaaccccagggacgggggagcctggtgggctgcagtctatggggtcacacagagtcggacacgactgaagtgacttagcagcagtagaagaTCAAGGCTGCCCAGGTGGAATACAGGGAAATACCTTAACAGCCAGTATTAACCCCATGATGCCCTTTTCCCTCAGCTTGTGTTACACCTTGCCCTCCGACCCTTCTTCCCAATTTTCTAGTCACTTCTTACCAGCATCTTTTCCTGCACTTGTTTCAGAGAACTCCAGGGTCTTCTGATCTTCCACTTAAACTTACTCCTCTGGGGTTTAAATAGTATTTCTAGTGGTAAACTCCAAAATAAGCGTTTCTGCCACATAGATAAGATACCCTTCAAACCaacgggcgggggcggggagggatcACGTTGGGACAACGGACGCTCCACTGAGGGAAGGAAACGAGCGTACCTCTGTGGGAGGGCTGTCAGGTCTTGCTCAACTTTGTTGGGCCAGAGGTCTTGGCCCTGCTCCCTTTGTCAGTACTACagcaagtgggcttcccaggtggtgctagtggtagagaacccgcctgccaacgcacccctgggtggggaagatcccctggaagaggggatggcaaaccactccagtattcctgcctggagaatcccatggaccgaggagcctggcaggctacatacagtccatagggttgcagagagtcggacacgactgaagcaacttaggacgcACAGCGATCGTGGGATTGTCATGTATACTTCAATCTACAGGTGACTCCAGGAGTCAGTGCTCCAAGACTCCTGGAAGGACAGTTGGACATACCGGGAGGCAGTGAAGTGAGACCGCAATGGCCGCTGTGGGGCCACGAAGGACAGAAGCCAGCAGGGCTGTGAACCCCGGTCCGGGTCCACACGACCTCGGAGCAGAAACTTCGGATACTGTGGAAAGGGCACTTAACCCACTGACTAGGCGCCTTCCACACCAGCTGAGCGTGAGCCCAACGATCCGCGAAGAAAATTCGAGCCTCGTTTTGACGGGCCAATCAGAGATCGCGGAGGCCTAATATGACAACCTCCAGAACCAATGAGAACAGGGGATTCTCCGGGACGGCCTCCCGAGCGCCCGTCCTGAAGAGCTAGCCTGgagaaagttttttgttttttgtttaaaagcACAAATTAGAAAACAAGTCCTTGGCTGGAGACAGAATATGACGTTGACAAAGATGTGTGGGAAAAAATTCGGTGAGCGGGTAAAGCCTCACTTCCCTGAAACTTGGCGGGCTGAGGAACAGCAAGTCACCCTCGAGCGCCGCGCTCCGCGATCCAGAGCGGGAGAGTACCTGCAGCGCGCTGACGTCACACGCAGGGCACCGCCCCCCTACCGCCCGCCCTTATAGCGTAGCACAGGCGCGCGCGCACCATTGTGTGGCTGGACTCGGCCGCCGCTGTGGTGTGAGGTGCGTGTCCGGGCTCTCGCCGTCACCGCACCCGCACCGCGGCTACTGCCGTGCGGTCCGCCGTTCGACCGCCAGCCCTCGGGCCCCTTGCCCGCTGCGGACATGCCGCGCGTCTACATAGGACGCTTGAGCTACAACGTCCGGGAGAAGGACATCCAGCGCTTTTTCAGTGGCTATGGCCGCCTTCTCGAAATAGATCTTAAAAATGGGTGAGTCGGACCCCGGGAGCCCGCGTCCGCTCGCAGCGCCCCGGGCCTGCGGCGGCAGGGCCCGTCTGAGGGAGAAGACGGTCAAGGCCGCGGCGCCGCGTGGCAGGGCCGCCAAGATGGCGGCGGCGCGGAGCCGCGGGCGCGCGCGGGGACGGGGGGTCGCGCGCGCGGGCGCGCCCTCGGCCTAACGACGCCCGCCGGCCTCCGGCCCTCGCACCGCCCCCCAGGTACGGCTTCGTGGAGTTCGAGGACTCCCGCGACGCCGACGACGCCGTTTACGAGCTGAACGGCAAGGAGCTGTGTGGCGAGCGCGTGATCGTGGAGCACGCCCGCGGCCCGCGCCGGGATCGCGACGGCTACAGCTACGGAAGCCGCAGTGAGTTCCACCCCCGCGCGCTCCGCGTCCTTGGGACCCCGGGGGGTGGGCGCAGGCTTAGGCGGGGCGGGGTGGAGCCTCCCAGCCGGGCAGGCGAGGTGGCCGCGGCCGTTTGACTCGGGTGCTCCCGGGGCTCGCTGCCTTCACACCTGCCCGGGGAAGACACGGGACGCCGGAGCGCGGGGACTGGGTGGTGGGTTTTGCCTAGGCAGGGTTTGGGTGTTTGGGGGCGGGGATTGCCAAGTCGGGAGGGAGTGACTTGTTGGGCCCCTGTCAGCACTGTCGTGGGCTCTAACTACGGAGGAAGTGAGGGGTGGCTGTATTTGTTGTATCCCCTCAACTTGCCTGTCAGTGCATTAGCTAGAAATGTGAATGACTTAGCGTAGAAGTTTGGGACTggttggggtggaggtgggggcggggcggggaatGAGGTGGGGTTTTAAGCGTAGGTTTTAGCTTTACGAAAATTGACGGGggccaaagaaaatatatttataaatgtggtTTTACACCACAAAGGAGATCTAAATGAGCTTTATGCTGTATATGCACTAGTTGGGGCATGTTattgggaggaggtgggagggggttggtTATGTTAAATGTTTGATGTTGAAATTGTTGCATGTTGAATTCAAACTTTTTAACAAGTCCTTGATGTTTCAATTTGAAAGTGACCAATGGGGCTGAGGCTGTGTCCACTGAGGCTAAGATGACTGCCTTTCCTGATTGGCCTTGGCTTTTCCATACATTGTGTGACCCTTGCCCTATGACCCTTTGGCTGACCTTACCGGAAGCCATGACGACAGCAGCCTTTTGCCATTAGACGCAGGGTGATGGTGAGGATTCCAAGGGTTAGACAAAACTGGTTAATCTGAACTAGGTGACTGTTACCTTGCGTGTTTTGTGGCCAAACCACCACCAAAAACCTCACACTGTGATGTAAGTACTTAGTGTAACTAGtaaacatttttgtaaaatgtagAAATGCATGTAATCagttaagttttatattttacaatgtTCTGTAAAATAAAACTTAGCGAGGTAAATTGAATAAAGGAGCAGTCACTCTCTAACAGAATGTAGGAGAAGTTTAGTTGGTTTTAGTCTGTTTTGACTTGCCCTTAATTTAATTTATGGCAAATCATAACTGTATCGAAGGTTTAGCAGTATAATAGCAAAGTCCTACTCCAGTAAATAAAGTTGTAATGTTTGTACTAactttcaaaaacattatgcaTGCCTATCATTGCAAAGCATCTAATTGTTCTCTTCACATGATAAAGGTGGTGGAGGTGGATACAGCAGTCGGAGAACCTCTGGCAGAGACAAATATGGACCACCTGTACGCACAGAATTCAGACTTATTGTAGAAAATCTTTCTAGTCGTTGCAGTTGGCAAGATTTAAAGGTAAGTGCTATATAATTTGGGATAAAAAAGATTTGACTTAACGTTTAAAAGGTAagtttttgtattcttttatatCTGAGAATCAAATACAGCAAATCTTTTTTGTTTAGATTTCTGGGAATGACCAGTCATATTGCTCTTCTAGGATTTCATGAGACAAGCAGGTGAAGTAACCTATGCAGATGCTCACAAAGAACGCACAAATGAAGGTGTCATTGAGTTTCGCTCCTACTCTGACATGAAGCGTGCTTTGGATAAACTGGATGGTACAGAAATCAATGGGAGAAATATTAGACTCATTGAAGATAAGCCACGAACAAGCCATAGGCGGTCTTATTCTGGAAGCAGATCTAGGTAATGTATTGAAGGGTATAGGGGGAGACAGTATTTGccacaaacaaaagaaaattcaagCAGCAGTATTTCAATTACTGCTGAATTGAAATTAGGtcaatttttagtttcttttgttaTTGGCATTGTtgggttctttttaaaatattttgatactaGATTTAATTTGTAGTGAGCAATTAAGGAGTTTTACTGTTGGCTTGTCTGTATAAATTGTTCATTTGTGTTGAGGTGTCTTGAGATGAAAATTCATTACCACATTTCTTATTATAGGTCACGATCTAGAAGAAGGTCACGAAGTAGAAGTCGTAGGAGCAGCCGCAGTAGATCTCGAAGTATCTCAAAAAGTCGCTCCCGGTAAGTGGGTTCTTGAGTGTTTTTCTGAATAACTTACTTTGTCTATAGAGTGCTTGTGTGTTCTGCCAAGGTACTGACAAAAAATCTGGCTTTTCTTGTCTAGATCCAGGTCTCGGAGCAAAGGTCGATCACGGTCTCGTTCCAAAGGCAGGAAATCTAGATCAAAAAGCAAATCTAAACCCAAGTCTGATCGGGGCTCCCGTTCGCGCTCTCGGAGCAGATCGAAGGATGAGTATGAGAAATCTCGAAGCAGGTCTCGTTCTCGATCTCGTTCccccaaagaaaatggaaaaggtgATATAAAGTCCAAATCTAGATCGAGGAGCCAGTCCCGTTCCGATTCGCCCCTACCTGCTCCACCCTCAAAGGCCCGTTCCGTGTCCCCTCCACCAAAAAGAGCTTCAAGATCCCATTCTAGATCTCGTTCAAAGTCAAGGTCACGATCCAGATCGAGTTCCAGAGATTAACCCAGAACTCTCCACTCTTTGCACACTATTACGGAACACTTTCCTACTTGCTTAGTCAGTTACTCTTTCATGTTTCTACTTGACCTCTTCTGCAAGAAGAAACCTCCCAAAATGGGCACACAGAAATTGGATTTGTagccaaatttgatgaaaaagatGAGGTTCTAAAGAAATGGCATGAAGTCAAAGATCCTCTCCCTTGTTTGTAGAATTAAGATAACTTTGATTTTATAGCTTTTGAGCTAAAATAACTTTTGTAAAGATTAAgctcatttagattttttttttttaagtatttcagcAGGATCTGCTGGAGGGGTTTTGTTATTGTTATATTTGTTTGCTTAATTTTAAATTAACCTTTTCAGGCTTTGAATACTTAAGGCTTTAGAGGGAGAACCCAATTTTCAATTATGTTGGCTTTTTATAAAGCTTGAGTTATGTAAGATTTCAATAAAAGTTTGCTACCAAGATGATTGCCTTACTTGAATAGGTCACTCTTAAATTCCTTGAGATACTGATAATCTATCTGTGGAAACAATGTAAATTCTACTTAAGTGTAAAACAAGGCAAGTCTCAGATGCAATAAGTTTGGATACGTTAATTTGTGCTGTTAATCAAATTTGCCAAAGTCATTTTGGCCCCTTAAACAggtttaagttaaaaataaaagattttgtaGTGGACCTGTTAAACAGTTTTGCCTAAgttaatagctttttaaaatgttttttaaacttaaattggTTGAACTCAAAAAAGTAGTTCTAATACTTGGGATCTCATCTAGCCTGGTAATCCCACTTTCTGAAAGTGATAGTTGTAATTAGTGTTTTGTAAGAGTAAGGTTCCTTGATCTTTACTGTTTGTTATGTAAAAATAGAAGTAACCTTTCTTTGATCAGAAATTTAGTATGTTAttcaaaatggaaaagcaaataaCTGTGTTTTCTACTGGAAAATCCTTAATATTAACAGGCACTTAACAGATCATTTGGTAAAGCAGTTACCATTTAAAGCAAAATTCTACCTAACAGTCATCCTTTTGTAGTTATCGGGGTTCTGTGATAATTGGTTAGATCATCCTTATGAACTTCATGTGGTTGGCTTGGAAAAAACTTAAATGGGTTAAACCATAGTACTTCATCATAAAGTGTAATAAATTCTGTGGAAACCAAATTATAATCAGCAAATTTGTAGGAGTTACTGGGTTACAATTAGTCCTTATGTCTGTAAGCCTAGTTAGTTGAAATTGCAGTTTGAGAAATGAATTACCTTATATCTCTCTGTTAGGTTCGTTAaggtaatttcattttaaaaaccattCATTAGTCTTAGTCTTAAAACAGGCTGTAGGTTGTTTGGCTCAGCTTTTAATATCTTTTTGGGAGCTGTCAGTGTATAAGATGTCAAGGGCTGGGTAGTGTTAGGGTAGGGTGTGATGGATACCGCCATTTTGAGAAATTTCTGGGCTTCCTGTTATGAAATCCTAAAGAGTCTAATCTTAGGAACATAGTGCCCCAAAAGGTTGATGCTTCTTTGACGACCTTATTTTCTTCAATGCTTTTGAGGTTTTTTAAGATATTCATAAGAAATacggtttgtttttgttttcccatatagaccTTGGATTTTGAGAGAAAAAACTGGTATCTGTAATTATAGTTCATTGTTTTGCCtgtttgaaaaaacaaaagttgTGACTGTTGCATAAAGAGGCAAGTCTGCACTGCCTTTCAAAATCTATTTAAGGACAAGTTACTTTTAAGAATTGGCTTTGACCAAAGTTCTCTTGTTTTCAGGGAAAgaacaaaagcttttaaaacCACAGCCTTTTAAAGTAAAGGAGGGGGGAATACTACAATATACAATTTGA
It encodes:
- the SRSF6 gene encoding serine/arginine-rich splicing factor 6, coding for MPRVYIGRLSYNVREKDIQRFFSGYGRLLEIDLKNGYGFVEFEDSRDADDAVYELNGKELCGERVIVEHARGPRRDRDGYSYGSRSGGGGYSSRRTSGRDKYGPPVRTEFRLIVENLSSRCSWQDLKDFMRQAGEVTYADAHKERTNEGVIEFRSYSDMKRALDKLDGTEINGRNIRLIEDKPRTSHRRSYSGSRSRSRSRRRSRSRSRRSSRSRSRSISKSRSRSRSRSKGRSRSRSKGRKSRSKSKSKPKSDRGSRSRSRSRSKDEYEKSRSRSRSRSRSPKENGKGDIKSKSRSRSQSRSDSPLPAPPSKARSVSPPPKRASRSHSRSRSKSRSRSRSSSRD